In the genome of Triticum urartu cultivar G1812 chromosome 5, Tu2.1, whole genome shotgun sequence, one region contains:
- the LOC125555636 gene encoding zealexin A1 synthase-like yields the protein MMDFTALSPLLFLFFVLLILKLVIDHYASPTRGQRLPPGPWQLPLIGSLHHLLLSRSGDLPHRAMRDLSRAHGPLMLLRLGAVPTLVVSSAEAAREVMKTHDAAFASRHLSATLDIISCGGKGILFSHYNDRWRELRRICVHELFSQRRVLSFRPAREDEVARLLRAVSDGCRDGQAVNLSEKMCRMTNDSVVRAAIGGRCHHRDEFLHELDEAVRLTGGINLADLYPSSRLVRRLSVAARDMVRCQRNIYRIVQSIIKERAGIPADERDEDLLGVLLRLQKDGGLQFELTTEIISTVIFDIFSAGSETSSTTLEWAMSELMRNPRVLHKVQSEVREAFNGQDKLTEDDIVKVRLGYLQLVIKEALRLHPPAALLLPRECRETCRVMGYDVPKGTKVFVNVWAMGRDDRYWGDAEAFRPERFENSTVDFKGADFEFLPFGAGRRMCPGMSLGMANMELALASLLFHFDWELPCGVGAEDMTETFGITVRRKSKLWVHAKPHVPCEN from the exons ATGATGGACTTCACGGCGCTCTCACCGCTACTCTTCCTCTTCTTCGTTCTGCTCATCCTCAAACTGGTCATCGACCACTACGCATCACCCACCCGCGGGCAGCGACTGCCACCCGGCCCATGGCAGCTGCCGCTCATCGGCAGCCTGCACCACCTCCTGCTGTCGCGCTCCGGGGACCTGCCCCACCGGGCCATGCGCGACCTCTCCCGTGCCCACGGCCCGCTCATGCTCCTCCGGCTCGGCGCCGTGCCCACGCTCGTCGTCTCCTCCGCCGAGGCCGCCAGGGAGGTCATGAAGACCCACGACGCTGCCTTCGCCAGCCGCCACCTCAGCGCCACGCTCGACATCATCAGCTGCGGTGGCAAGGGCATCCTCTTCTCCCACTACAACGACCGCTGGCGCGAGCTCCGCAGGATCTGCGTGCACGAGCTCTTCAGCCAGCGCCGCGTGCTCTCCTTCCGACCGGCACGGGAGGACGAGGTCGCCCGCCTCCTGCGCGCCGTCTCCGACGGGTGCCGTGATGGCCAAGCAGTCAACCTCAGCGAGAAGATGTGCCGCATGACCAACGACTCCGTGGTGCGCGCGGCCATCGGCGGTAGGTGCCACCACCGCGACGAGTTCTTGCACGAGCTAGACGAGGCCGTGCGGCTCACCGGCGGGATCAATCTCGCTGACCTGTACCCGTCGTCGCGGCTCGTGCGCCGGCTCAGCGTCGCCGCGCGGGACATGGTCAGGTGCCAGAGGAACATCTATCGCATCGTGCAGAGCATCATAAAAGAACGCGCCGGCATCCCAGCGGACGAGAGAGACGAGGACCTGCTCGGCGTCCTCCTCAGGCTGCAGAAGGACGGCGGCCTGCAGTTTGAACTCACCACCGAGATCATCAGCACCGTCATCTTC GACATTTTCTCTGCCGGGAGCGAGACATCGTCGACGACGCTAGAATGGGCCATGTCGGAGCTCATGAGAAACCCACGAGTTCTCCACAAGGTGCAATCGGAGGTGAGAGAGGCCTTCAACGGGCAAGACAAGCTGACCGAGGACGACATCGTCAAGGTGAGGCTGGGCTACCTCCAGCTGGTGATCAAGGAGGCCCTGAGGCTGCACCCGCCGGCGGCGCTCCTGCTCCCACGCGAGTGCCGCGAGACGTGCCGGGTGATGGGCTACGACGTGCCCAAGGGCACCAAGGTGTTCGTCAACGTGTGGGCGATGGGGAGGGACGACAGGTACTGGGGCGACGCGGAGGCATTCAGGCCGGAGAGGTTCGAGAACAGCACCGTCGACTTCAAGGGCGCCGACTTCGAGTTCCTCCCCTTCGGAGCCGGCCGGAGGATGTGCCCCGGCATGTCGCTCGGGATGGCCAACATGGAGCTGGCGCTGGCTAGCCTCCTTTTCCACTTCGACTGGGAGCTGCCCTGTGGCGTCGGGGCCGAAGACATGACGGAGACCTTCGGCATCACGGTGAGAAGGAAGTCCAAGCTCTGGGTGCATGCGAAACCCCACGTTCCATGTGAGAATTGA